In Xenorhabdus poinarii G6, the following are encoded in one genomic region:
- a CDS encoding organic hydroperoxide resistance protein, whose amino-acid sequence MTKTLYTTSVISTGNGRNGQVKSADSLLDLALSFPKEFGGEGGNTNPEQLFAAGYAACFHSALKLVADREKISLGETTVNAQVNVHPTDDDGFFLSVALHITAHHVMQADIEELVNKAHQVCPYSNAVKGNIDVTLAVSIA is encoded by the coding sequence ATGACTAAAACTTTGTACACTACATCTGTAATTTCTACGGGCAATGGCCGTAATGGCCAGGTTAAAAGTGCTGATAGCCTGTTGGATCTAGCGCTCAGTTTCCCTAAAGAATTCGGCGGCGAGGGTGGTAACACCAACCCTGAACAGCTTTTTGCTGCGGGCTATGCGGCTTGTTTTCATTCTGCGTTGAAATTGGTTGCCGACCGTGAAAAAATCTCTCTAGGGGAAACAACTGTTAATGCCCAAGTCAATGTGCATCCAACGGATGATGATGGCTTCTTTCTAAGCGTTGCATTGCACATTACTGCACACCACGTAATGCAAGCTGATATAGAAGAATTGGTAAATAAAGCACATCAAGTATGTCCTTACTCAAATGCAGTAAAAGGAAATATTGACGTGACATTAGCGGTTAGTATCGCTTAA